One Methylosarcina fibrata AML-C10 DNA segment encodes these proteins:
- the mads6 gene encoding methylation-associated defense system protein kinase MAD6, with protein MAKVIPIGQPANETERQAIGFLRDHLPDGWLIYHNFEIRQGEEVFEIDIAILAPHAVYLVDVKGTRGNIDVYGAKWYPEGRQKFHSPLAKLRNHAKVMNTLLSDSNKGLTELRKVHVQAAVLLTSDDAQLYDPSGVDSPDVTDYKRCLKFFADKSKIPSHRLNDIRQYHGQIDKAIQGTAKPKSAPPTFNNWLVEEKLGGTDRYTEYRARHSLLGKSGGYTRLRVYKTDPYQEEAERKAEFRRIANAYKAVAHMPAHPNVLAVRDLIVSEDHTEVVLVTDDASGYVLRQHLAKSSLALTFDQKLQVIRDFLAALDHAHKHEVIHRNLTPDAILVSKTGQTRITDFDFARVGKDRTSTIADQIIDDLEPAYQAPECFRDPTEASIASDLYAAGLIIYELLTGELPFENVDQMMEADGKFPMKPSDHKPDLPKGMDEWLQKFCEFDPEERHISAALARKTLDDLILPEAKKESVTDNGMPVVLTEITPEDLTDLPPDFILADRFRIQKKLGSGGFGVAYKVFDSFNDVVRVIKLVTKDRRSVFERLRREYKTLTNLPDHPHVVKVVWADRLMNDKRTPYIVFEYLEGLDVSDLIDAEALSIEDAVRIALESAEGLKHLHQHGVYHQDVKPSNLLWTDKGVRIIDFNVAVSENDEIQGGGGTRRYLPPDYDYTAEPAAADRIDRDLYALGISFYECLTGKYPFDDPTPPIKVLPNDPKQYKGCADLNSSLINVLMKTISPHRKDRYASADEFLIALAEVKRYRSVLTTGEIAVGTKVVSKLEFESAKPNSNPFVTHLLTLYSQSQISNAGTRGLDDIGRATYVSTYLDDRLMPALLQGEFRLVIISGNAGDGKTAFIQQFEAFAESKGAQFQRGANGAVFPLKGHTYQSNYDGSQDEGDERNDAVLEKFFSPFMGTNYASWPSNQTRLIAINEGRLVDFFLERESEFPFLGELVQRGLSGFAPENGVAIINLNLRSVIAETENDQNSIMERLIDRMTQREYWNACESCDLKGKCYVYHNAITFQDPVAGPKVIERLKMLYTITHLRGRLHITMRDLRSAIAFMLVGTRDCDGIHHLYQNGGEDNQNRILNGFYFNSWLGGSEGSNDRMISLLREIDVAEISNPDLDRELGFLNPKTKAMSRFSFSERAHYDDELIETLFQHLPRDYSSKNRGRLISQHRNYLSHMRRRHFFERRDGGWKEMLPYESIDPFLSGIKDSASKSMMDVAPILRAINRGEGLSEPSRLGNQLALRVRQVDKGTIRSYRIFDGRRFSLIAEHETSSHPFLEYLPQALVLSYDSGDGHQANLRINLDIYEMLTQLNKGYLPSIEEQEGFYLSLAVFKNVLSAAPYQEVLLTETGFEFFQIRREENGVLHLEKAGKKVEA; from the coding sequence GTGGCCAAGGTCATACCCATCGGGCAACCCGCAAATGAAACCGAGCGTCAGGCTATTGGTTTTCTTCGGGATCATCTACCTGATGGATGGCTGATTTACCACAACTTCGAAATTCGACAGGGCGAAGAAGTATTCGAAATCGACATTGCCATTCTTGCTCCTCACGCGGTTTATTTGGTGGATGTCAAAGGGACACGGGGCAATATTGATGTCTATGGCGCCAAATGGTACCCAGAGGGACGACAAAAATTCCATTCGCCACTCGCCAAGTTGCGTAACCACGCCAAGGTGATGAACACGCTGCTTTCTGACAGTAACAAAGGACTTACCGAACTGCGCAAAGTACATGTCCAGGCTGCAGTTTTATTAACTTCCGATGATGCTCAGCTCTACGATCCTTCTGGTGTCGATAGTCCTGATGTCACGGATTACAAGCGTTGCCTCAAATTTTTTGCCGATAAAAGTAAGATTCCTAGTCACCGACTGAATGATATTCGTCAATACCACGGCCAGATCGACAAGGCCATTCAAGGTACAGCAAAACCTAAATCGGCTCCCCCAACATTCAATAACTGGCTTGTCGAAGAAAAACTCGGGGGAACTGATCGATACACAGAATACCGTGCCCGCCATTCCCTGTTAGGGAAAAGCGGTGGTTACACCCGTTTGCGTGTCTACAAAACCGATCCCTACCAGGAGGAAGCTGAACGCAAAGCTGAATTCCGACGGATTGCTAATGCATACAAAGCGGTCGCCCATATGCCGGCACACCCCAATGTTCTGGCTGTGAGGGATTTGATTGTCTCTGAAGATCACACAGAAGTCGTTCTGGTTACTGATGATGCCTCTGGATATGTACTCCGCCAACACTTGGCAAAGTCGTCATTGGCCTTGACGTTCGATCAAAAGCTTCAGGTCATCCGTGATTTTCTTGCTGCTTTGGATCATGCGCATAAACATGAAGTCATCCATCGCAATTTAACGCCTGATGCCATATTGGTTAGCAAAACTGGGCAAACACGGATCACGGATTTTGATTTTGCCAGAGTGGGCAAAGATAGAACGTCGACCATTGCTGACCAAATTATTGATGACCTTGAACCAGCTTACCAAGCGCCTGAATGTTTTCGTGATCCAACTGAAGCAAGCATTGCATCTGACCTGTACGCGGCTGGGCTGATTATCTATGAATTACTCACTGGCGAGCTGCCATTTGAGAATGTAGATCAGATGATGGAGGCAGATGGAAAGTTTCCAATGAAGCCATCGGACCACAAGCCTGATTTGCCAAAAGGAATGGACGAGTGGTTACAAAAATTCTGTGAGTTTGATCCGGAAGAACGCCATATCAGTGCAGCGCTTGCCCGCAAAACGTTGGACGATTTAATTTTGCCAGAAGCGAAAAAGGAATCTGTCACAGACAACGGTATGCCGGTCGTCCTTACCGAGATAACACCAGAAGACCTTACTGATTTACCTCCCGACTTCATTCTTGCAGATCGTTTTCGAATTCAGAAAAAACTGGGCAGCGGAGGATTTGGTGTTGCCTATAAGGTATTCGATTCTTTCAATGATGTGGTTCGGGTTATCAAATTGGTAACGAAGGATCGACGTAGCGTCTTTGAACGTTTGCGTCGTGAGTACAAGACATTAACTAATCTTCCCGACCATCCTCACGTCGTAAAAGTCGTTTGGGCTGATCGCTTAATGAACGACAAACGAACGCCTTACATCGTTTTCGAGTATCTGGAAGGCCTTGATGTTTCTGACTTGATTGATGCAGAGGCATTGTCCATAGAGGATGCCGTGCGTATCGCCTTGGAATCTGCAGAAGGGTTAAAGCATCTTCATCAACATGGCGTGTACCATCAGGATGTCAAGCCATCGAATTTGCTTTGGACTGACAAGGGTGTGCGCATAATCGATTTTAATGTCGCTGTCAGTGAGAATGATGAAATTCAAGGCGGTGGAGGAACACGCCGTTATTTGCCACCGGATTACGATTACACGGCGGAACCGGCTGCCGCTGATCGCATTGATAGAGATCTTTATGCCTTGGGAATCTCTTTTTACGAATGTTTGACCGGCAAATATCCTTTTGACGACCCGACACCACCAATCAAAGTTTTGCCCAATGATCCCAAACAGTACAAAGGGTGCGCTGATCTTAATTCATCGCTGATCAATGTGCTGATGAAAACGATATCCCCACATCGAAAGGATCGTTATGCATCGGCCGATGAATTTCTGATAGCACTGGCTGAAGTGAAACGCTATCGCTCAGTTTTAACCACAGGTGAAATTGCCGTAGGAACCAAGGTGGTTTCGAAGCTGGAATTCGAATCGGCCAAGCCCAACAGCAATCCTTTCGTTACTCATCTGCTGACGCTATATAGCCAAAGTCAAATTTCCAATGCCGGAACACGGGGGTTGGATGACATTGGCAGAGCCACCTATGTTTCTACCTACTTGGACGATAGGCTTATGCCGGCGTTGTTACAGGGTGAGTTCCGGTTGGTCATCATCAGCGGTAATGCCGGTGATGGTAAAACCGCATTCATTCAGCAGTTCGAGGCATTTGCAGAGAGCAAAGGGGCACAGTTTCAACGCGGTGCAAACGGCGCTGTATTCCCGCTTAAAGGACACACCTATCAAAGTAACTACGATGGTAGCCAGGATGAAGGTGATGAACGCAATGATGCTGTGCTGGAGAAGTTTTTCAGTCCATTTATGGGTACAAATTATGCCAGTTGGCCAAGTAATCAAACACGTTTGATTGCCATCAATGAAGGTCGGTTGGTTGATTTCTTCCTGGAACGTGAAAGCGAGTTTCCATTTCTGGGAGAACTGGTTCAGCGTGGTTTGTCAGGATTCGCACCGGAAAACGGAGTGGCTATTATCAATTTGAACCTGCGTTCAGTCATTGCCGAAACCGAGAATGATCAAAATTCGATCATGGAGCGATTGATCGATCGTATGACGCAAAGGGAATATTGGAATGCCTGCGAGAGCTGCGATCTTAAGGGGAAGTGCTATGTCTACCACAATGCGATTACCTTCCAAGATCCCGTCGCTGGGCCCAAAGTAATAGAGCGTCTGAAGATGCTTTATACCATTACCCATCTGCGCGGTCGTTTACATATCACGATGCGTGATCTGCGATCAGCCATTGCCTTCATGCTCGTTGGAACACGAGATTGCGATGGTATCCATCACTTGTACCAGAACGGTGGAGAAGATAACCAAAACCGCATCCTCAACGGATTTTATTTTAATTCCTGGCTTGGAGGCTCTGAGGGATCGAATGACCGGATGATTTCATTGCTTCGGGAAATTGACGTTGCAGAAATCAGCAACCCTGACCTGGACAGGGAACTCGGTTTCTTAAATCCAAAAACCAAAGCGATGAGTCGTTTCTCGTTTTCAGAGAGAGCCCATTACGACGACGAATTGATCGAGACGCTATTTCAGCATCTACCGCGTGATTATTCGTCCAAAAATAGAGGCCGGCTGATCAGCCAACATAGAAATTATCTGAGTCATATGCGGCGTCGGCATTTCTTCGAAAGACGCGATGGCGGCTGGAAAGAAATGCTGCCTTATGAAAGCATTGATCCCTTTTTATCCGGAATTAAAGATTCCGCAAGCAAAAGCATGATGGATGTCGCGCCTATTTTGCGAGCGATTAATCGGGGTGAAGGACTTAGTGAGCCGTCCAGACTTGGTAATCAGCTCGCGTTACGCGTTCGTCAAGTAGATAAAGGCACTATCCGCAGTTACCGTATCTTCGATGGTAGACGTTTTTCACTTATCGCTGAGCACGAAACATCATCCCATCCATTCCTGGAATATTTACCGCAAGCACTCGTTCTTTCCTATGACTCCGGCGACGGGCACCAAGCGAACCTTCGCATCAATCTTGATATTTATGAAATGCTGACACAGTTGAATAAAGGTTACCTGCCGAGTATCGAGGAACAAGAAGGCTTTTATTTGAGCTTGGCGGTATTCAAGAATGTGCTATCCGCGGCCCCTTATCAGGAAGTGCTTCTGACGGAAACAGGGTTTGAGTTTTTCCAGATACGCCGCGAAGAAAATGGTGTCCTGCACCTGGAAAAAGCAGGCAAGAAGGTTGAAGCATGA
- the mads5 gene encoding methylation-associated defense system restriction endonuclease subunit S MAD5, whose product MSRKFQTKVIPSTWLTHNGRRLDCGPYMSGAIEAIELLKKLRTETLETITDGIFHAGREGRQYVVDAEYGVPFMGSTDILAFDLSSQPLLSKRQVEKNPNFTIRKGWTLITRSGTTGRMAYGRKAMDGMACSEHVMRVVPNTNKVQPGYLYAFLSSRFGIPIVVSGTYGSIIQSIEPHQVANLPVPRLGLVEGHAHQLVEESAQLLSLGQNQLNEATNLFFSSVGLSDITQADWHSWGSDLGFSSNVDIRSLRALNYNQRFCRLVDMIKSTDWKSLEQICLPGSIKRGGRYNRIDADPEHSYHMIGQKEIFWLRPEGRWIAKSCVDKEVLVEPGTILIAGAGTFGEFELYCRSELIWGKAAERAYSELFYRVIADEGEMLPGCLFAFMRSEIAFRMIRSISFGSKLQYPLISLLHELPVPYPSRQVQDEINQLVINAYESRDRAIELEDQARTLVEQAIEKGGW is encoded by the coding sequence ATGAGCAGAAAATTTCAGACAAAAGTTATTCCTAGTACTTGGTTAACACATAACGGTCGTCGCTTAGACTGCGGACCTTATATGTCAGGTGCAATCGAGGCTATCGAACTACTGAAAAAACTTCGAACTGAAACTTTAGAAACTATCACCGATGGAATTTTTCACGCAGGAAGGGAAGGAAGACAATATGTTGTCGATGCAGAATACGGCGTTCCATTCATGGGGAGCACAGATATACTTGCATTTGACCTATCCTCACAGCCGCTTTTATCAAAAAGGCAAGTAGAAAAGAACCCTAACTTCACCATCCGTAAGGGGTGGACTCTTATAACTCGATCTGGGACAACCGGGCGAATGGCATACGGGCGCAAAGCGATGGATGGAATGGCTTGCTCAGAACATGTCATGCGGGTTGTGCCAAATACAAATAAGGTACAACCAGGGTACCTCTACGCCTTTTTGTCATCACGGTTCGGCATTCCTATTGTGGTGTCTGGAACTTATGGCTCAATTATTCAAAGTATCGAGCCACATCAAGTTGCCAACCTACCAGTACCGAGATTAGGTCTAGTAGAGGGACATGCTCATCAGCTGGTTGAAGAGTCGGCTCAGCTACTTTCGCTAGGGCAAAACCAACTTAATGAGGCTACAAACCTTTTCTTCAGTTCTGTTGGATTGTCTGACATTACTCAAGCAGACTGGCACTCATGGGGCTCAGATCTTGGATTTAGTTCAAATGTAGATATTCGTTCACTTCGCGCACTCAATTACAATCAGAGATTTTGCCGCCTTGTGGATATGATTAAGTCTACTGATTGGAAGTCGTTAGAGCAGATATGCCTACCCGGGTCTATTAAGCGGGGCGGGCGTTATAACAGAATAGATGCTGATCCCGAACATTCTTACCACATGATTGGGCAAAAGGAGATCTTTTGGTTACGCCCTGAAGGACGGTGGATTGCAAAATCCTGTGTAGATAAAGAAGTTCTTGTTGAACCTGGGACGATTTTGATTGCCGGTGCGGGGACTTTTGGTGAATTTGAATTGTATTGCCGCAGTGAGTTGATTTGGGGCAAGGCTGCAGAAAGAGCTTACTCGGAACTTTTTTATCGCGTTATTGCAGACGAAGGAGAGATGCTTCCTGGATGCTTGTTTGCGTTTATGAGATCAGAAATTGCATTCCGGATGATAAGATCAATTTCATTTGGATCAAAGCTGCAGTATCCATTAATCAGTCTTCTTCATGAATTACCAGTTCCTTATCCTTCACGGCAGGTCCAAGATGAAATTAATCAACTTGTTATTAATGCCTATGAGTCACGCGATCGAGCTATAGAGCTTGAGGATCAAGCTCGCACTCTTGTCGAGCAAGCCATTGAGAAAGGAGGTTGGTAG
- a CDS encoding HNH endonuclease: MASLFLSRQSVEDRKLLIKKLHEAQGGNCFICEKEVDMALHKDSLDIDHVIPLKTGGKDDPSNFALSHASCNRSKQASNLEVARILQRFATLKEVVEPENRSPNLGDILKQANGGNAELSFKQNTGFIEYTLSDVGDDTIYKVPLYEDDLSGFNYFFVKLPIQYLRHDDRINPRSIGSNISKLVEEFYLKRPQLHVPLAWITSSEGKSAVYVFDGQHKAAAQIMLGAKAMPVRVFIDPDPDTLITTNTNAGTTLKQVAFDKSVQRHLGSTLYQDRIERYRKETGRNEDYYGFSERDLVTFFKGQSREMKRYILDAVRDGITSSQDNKLRDFIDYGGRGKERPLSYSSIDKTFYSFFIFQEVLDTRLDYGAESGENPRELETSQILNLMNIIAEEIYIGKFDSDIGTDKIENRLQKGENFPHGHLCTFRMSKEEVVYNWLRYVQQIAKFYFINSGKPIQEEKLFQYPFPDQLWENIRRFIRNLADLPLWVNKDLSETVFGGKQNNSFWQTVFETGKSPQGVQVMPKAINLVEMIK, translated from the coding sequence ATGGCTTCACTTTTTTTAAGCCGGCAGAGTGTCGAAGATCGAAAATTACTGATCAAAAAACTGCATGAAGCTCAAGGGGGCAACTGCTTTATTTGTGAGAAAGAAGTGGACATGGCGTTACATAAAGATAGCCTGGACATTGATCACGTAATCCCTTTGAAGACCGGTGGCAAAGACGATCCAAGCAACTTTGCGCTTTCCCATGCGAGCTGTAATCGCTCTAAGCAAGCATCAAACCTCGAAGTAGCGCGTATTCTCCAACGCTTTGCAACCCTTAAAGAAGTTGTGGAGCCTGAAAATCGTAGCCCAAATCTTGGTGATATTTTGAAACAAGCAAACGGCGGCAACGCGGAGCTTAGTTTTAAACAAAATACTGGTTTCATTGAATACACGTTAAGTGATGTAGGCGACGACACTATCTACAAAGTACCACTCTATGAAGACGATTTAAGTGGATTTAATTATTTCTTTGTAAAACTACCCATTCAATATTTAAGGCATGATGATCGCATTAACCCTCGATCCATCGGCAGCAATATCAGCAAGCTAGTTGAAGAGTTTTACTTGAAACGGCCACAACTGCATGTTCCCTTGGCTTGGATTACGTCCTCTGAAGGTAAGAGCGCGGTCTATGTTTTTGATGGACAACACAAGGCGGCAGCCCAAATTATGCTGGGGGCAAAGGCAATGCCTGTTCGCGTGTTTATAGATCCAGATCCCGATACTTTGATCACGACAAACACGAATGCTGGTACAACCCTTAAACAGGTAGCATTTGATAAGTCTGTACAACGGCACTTAGGTAGCACACTGTATCAAGACCGTATTGAGCGCTATCGTAAAGAAACAGGTCGCAATGAAGATTACTATGGATTTAGCGAACGTGATTTGGTTACCTTCTTCAAAGGGCAATCACGCGAGATGAAGCGCTATATCCTCGATGCTGTGCGAGATGGAATTACTTCTTCTCAAGATAACAAACTGCGTGATTTTATCGACTACGGTGGTCGCGGCAAGGAACGGCCTTTGTCATATAGCTCGATCGATAAAACGTTTTATTCTTTTTTTATCTTCCAAGAAGTGCTTGATACCCGTTTAGATTACGGTGCTGAAAGCGGAGAAAACCCGCGAGAACTCGAAACCTCTCAGATTCTCAATCTGATGAACATAATCGCCGAGGAAATCTATATCGGAAAATTTGACAGCGATATCGGCACTGACAAAATTGAAAATCGCTTACAGAAGGGGGAGAACTTCCCTCACGGGCATCTCTGTACATTCCGGATGAGTAAAGAAGAAGTGGTCTACAACTGGTTGCGTTATGTACAGCAAATTGCCAAGTTCTATTTCATAAATTCTGGAAAGCCCATCCAAGAGGAAAAACTTTTCCAATATCCCTTCCCTGATCAACTCTGGGAAAACATAAGGCGCTTTATTCGAAACCTTGCTGACTTGCCGCTTTGGGTAAACAAAGATTTGTCCGAGACCGTATTTGGTGGCAAGCAAAATAATAGTTTTTGGCAGACAGTTTTTGAGACTGGTAAGAGCCCTCAAGGTGTACAGGTTATGCCAAAAGCAATCAATTTGGTTGAGATGATCAAATGA
- the mads2 gene encoding methylation-associated defense system DNA methyltransferase MAD2 — MSAVKNQAESTIPAGYTLDYVSGKQVKETKKELVRQRVVRALIHEYGFSPEDMELDFSIGGRKKIDVAIFHHGKEHVIENLGRAVLCREEPNIGKNVVRIRDFDQAAKDLDELETIMREVAAVQYGLWTNGLEFFFVEKEQKRFETKCNPIGDWPLAEESVGTKEVLSDAHTRVADNEMLKITFRRCHNFIHGNEGMPKDAAFWQFLYLIFCKMHDENLRSKQRQAWQRRFWAGPKEQFEAEGRTAVRKRIEELFSEVKKQYRNIFRGNEEITLSDRALAFIVSELAKYDFTRTDVDAKGVAYQELVGVNLRGDRGQYFTPRGVVKLVIEMLDPKENETILDPACGTGGFLVATLGHMLKKFRAEQHTEAGNENTTEFLNVHERLKEYAAANVFGADFDPFLIRAAQMNMVLAGDGRGHIYNINSLEFPHGHLADLDNAKREIPFGSIDIVATNPPFGSDIPITDRHILEQYELAHVWERDDEGGYRNTGRLQGSVAPEILFVERCIKWLKLGTGRLGIVLPDGILGNPAAEYIRWWIMRETQVLASVDLPVEAFIAEANVNILTSLLFLRRKSVEEKRIEALGGAEEYPVFMAVADKVGFDRRGNKLYKRTPEGEEIVEPRQHIERIRIGGRFVERTLTRSEKIEDNDLPVIAEKYREFLKEHN; from the coding sequence ATGAGCGCAGTTAAAAATCAGGCCGAAAGCACTATTCCAGCCGGTTACACGCTGGATTATGTTTCTGGCAAACAAGTCAAGGAAACGAAAAAAGAACTGGTAAGGCAACGGGTGGTTCGTGCCTTGATTCATGAGTACGGATTTTCACCGGAAGATATGGAGCTTGATTTCTCCATTGGTGGGCGCAAGAAAATCGACGTAGCTATCTTCCATCATGGAAAGGAGCACGTGATCGAAAATCTTGGTCGTGCCGTGCTTTGTCGTGAAGAACCCAATATCGGCAAGAATGTTGTTCGAATTCGTGACTTTGATCAGGCGGCAAAAGATCTGGACGAGCTTGAAACGATTATGCGCGAAGTCGCAGCGGTCCAATACGGGTTATGGACGAATGGTTTGGAGTTCTTTTTCGTCGAGAAAGAACAGAAGCGCTTTGAAACCAAGTGTAATCCAATTGGCGACTGGCCTCTTGCAGAAGAGTCTGTTGGGACCAAAGAAGTGCTGTCTGACGCCCATACGCGCGTTGCTGACAATGAAATGCTGAAGATAACGTTCCGGCGTTGCCATAACTTTATTCACGGTAACGAAGGAATGCCAAAAGACGCAGCTTTTTGGCAGTTTCTTTACCTAATTTTCTGCAAGATGCACGATGAAAATCTGCGATCCAAACAACGTCAGGCTTGGCAGCGCCGATTCTGGGCGGGCCCCAAGGAGCAATTTGAGGCAGAGGGCCGTACGGCAGTCCGTAAGCGTATTGAAGAACTCTTCTCTGAGGTCAAAAAACAATACAGAAATATTTTCCGTGGAAATGAAGAAATCACGCTCTCAGATCGCGCTTTGGCCTTCATCGTTTCGGAATTGGCTAAATATGATTTCACCCGTACCGATGTTGATGCTAAAGGTGTCGCCTATCAAGAACTCGTTGGCGTAAACCTTCGTGGGGACCGTGGACAGTATTTCACGCCGCGGGGTGTGGTGAAACTGGTCATCGAGATGCTCGACCCGAAGGAAAATGAAACGATTCTAGATCCTGCATGTGGTACAGGCGGTTTCTTAGTTGCCACCCTTGGTCACATGCTGAAGAAATTTCGTGCTGAGCAACACACTGAGGCAGGTAATGAAAATACCACCGAATTTCTCAATGTCCACGAGCGGTTGAAAGAATATGCGGCTGCCAATGTTTTCGGAGCTGATTTTGACCCGTTTTTGATTCGTGCCGCACAAATGAACATGGTCCTCGCCGGCGACGGACGTGGTCATATCTACAACATCAATTCACTGGAGTTTCCGCACGGCCATCTTGCTGATTTAGATAACGCCAAAAGAGAAATTCCATTTGGCAGTATCGATATTGTCGCAACCAATCCTCCGTTCGGATCGGACATTCCCATTACAGATCGGCATATTCTGGAACAGTATGAACTGGCGCATGTATGGGAACGTGATGATGAGGGCGGTTATCGGAATACCGGTAGGCTACAGGGTAGCGTTGCCCCTGAAATTCTTTTTGTTGAACGGTGTATCAAATGGTTAAAGCTCGGTACAGGGCGCCTGGGTATTGTTTTGCCTGACGGTATTCTTGGAAACCCTGCAGCGGAATACATCCGTTGGTGGATCATGCGGGAAACTCAAGTCTTGGCTTCCGTTGACCTCCCTGTTGAAGCATTCATTGCTGAAGCCAATGTAAACATTCTCACCAGCTTACTATTCCTACGACGAAAGAGCGTAGAAGAAAAGCGCATCGAGGCGTTAGGCGGTGCAGAGGAATACCCAGTGTTCATGGCTGTTGCGGATAAGGTCGGTTTCGACCGTCGTGGCAACAAGCTCTATAAACGCACGCCTGAAGGAGAAGAAATTGTCGAGCCTAGACAGCACATCGAACGCATCCGTATAGGTGGTCGTTTTGTAGAGCGCACACTAACTCGCAGTGAAAAAATCGAAGACAACGATTTGCCTGTGATCGCTGAGAAGTACCGTGAATTTCTCAAGGAGCATAACTAA
- the mads1 gene encoding methylation-associated defense system helix-turn-helix domain-containing protein MAD1, whose protein sequence is MQNDEVLKLKDVAALLKVSEKTVYSMAQSGELPAFKVRGQWRFSRKDIDAWIEQQKQTPQDLGDGHPE, encoded by the coding sequence ATGCAGAATGATGAAGTCTTGAAGCTAAAAGATGTTGCCGCCTTACTCAAAGTTAGCGAGAAGACCGTTTATTCCATGGCTCAATCAGGAGAACTCCCGGCATTCAAGGTTCGCGGCCAATGGCGCTTCTCACGGAAAGACATTGATGCTTGGATAGAACAACAAAAACAAACGCCCCAGGATTTGGGGGATGGTCATCCAGAATGA
- a CDS encoding helix-turn-helix domain-containing protein, which translates to MKNFGETIRDLRVAQDLGLRETAVKVGISPAYLSRIERGKESPPRPDIIKELARILAADPDVLFRLSSSTDPEVVDYLHDQPEVMNLLRYIKESQFTEEDIKSLVKAAENIKTRSQPMD; encoded by the coding sequence ATGAAAAACTTTGGCGAAACTATTCGCGATCTCAGAGTCGCCCAAGACCTTGGTTTACGAGAGACTGCTGTCAAGGTAGGAATTTCACCTGCCTATCTCAGCCGCATCGAACGAGGCAAAGAAAGCCCACCACGTCCTGACATCATCAAGGAGTTAGCCCGCATACTGGCAGCTGACCCCGATGTGCTGTTCCGCCTGTCTTCCTCAACTGACCCCGAAGTGGTGGATTACCTTCACGATCAGCCCGAGGTAATGAACCTTCTCCGTTACATTAAGGAAAGCCAATTCACAGAGGAGGACATTAAAAGCCTAGTTAAGGCGGCAGAAAATATAAAGACCCGCTCACAGCCAATGGACTGA